ACCATTTGGCGATTCGCGTTGCCGACCATGAAGAACTCAATTATTGGCACGAAAGAATAACCGAACACGGCTACAAAGTTGTTGCCCGGCACGACCGTTACTATTTCGAAAGTCTCTACTTCAGCGATGGCAATAACATTATGTTTGAATTGGCAACGGACGGCCCCGGATTTACTGTCGACCAAACACCAGAAGAACTAGGCACCCAGCTTGATTTACCGCCATTCCTGGAACAAAGACGCGAAGAAATTTTCGAAAATTTGAACCCATTAGCAGGCATAAAAAAAGACTAGAAAGCTTCTAGTCTTTTTGTCATGATATAGTCCGTTTGTTCGTCATCGCCCATATAAAAAGAATGCGCGCCTGTTTTCTCAAAACCGAGTACCCGATAGAATTCCAAAGCACGGGTATTATGTTCCCATACACCTAACCAAATTGCAGCTTTCTCCGTCTCACGCGCATGTTGAATAGCAAATGAAATTAACTGCTTGCCTAAACCACGGCGTTTGAACGCAGAACGCACATAAATCCGTTCAATCTCTAAAGCATCTAATCCCATCTCTTCGGATTGAGCGACGCCCGTATTGAGTTTCAAGTATCCGGCCAGCTTACTTTCCAAGTAGATAAAATAGAAAGAAGAGTCTGGATTAGCCAATTCCGACCTTAATTGATCAGGGTGATACGCTCGTTCCAAATAGGCTGCCAAATCTTCCGGTGTATTATCCGCGGCAAAGGTGTCCGTAAACGTTTCGATACTGATTTCTCGCAATAATTCTAAGTCTTCGCTTGTACATTTATGCATCTTCATATTTTAAACCATCCATCCATTTAAATAATAAAGGTAACTCGGCGTCCCAGAAGTGCCAATCATGGACACCCGGTCTTTCTGTATATACGAAATCAAAAGGTGCCATCACTTCTTTGAAGGAACGGTTATTTTCAATCAAGAAATCTTCCGACCCGCAGGATTGATAATAAGCAGGTAAGGTATCGTCCACAGATAAATTTTCTGCAACCGCAACTAAGTCATTTAGCGATCCACGCAATTGCTCTACCGACCCAAAGGCATTCAAAAAGGTATTATTCCGGTTTGAATCACCTTCCCAAAGCGCCACAACATCTAAAGCACCTGAGAAAGAAGCAGCACCACGGAACATTTCCGGCTTGTTCAGCCCAAGCTTGAAAGCCCCATAGCCACCCATCGATAAACCAGCGACAAACGTCTCTTCCCGCTTGTCAGAAATGTGATAGATGCGGTGTAATTTTTCGGGAAATTCTTCACTGATAAACGTCCAATACTTGCCGCCTGCAACCATGTCTGCATAAAAGCTTAAATGTACCTGTGGCATAAAGACCGCCAAGTTACGTCCTTCTAAATAGCGTGTTAAGCCTGTGTGGTAGAGCCAAGCATGATGATCGTCCGAATGTCCATGAAGTAAATATAAAACCTCATAGGGCCCCTTCATTCCTTCTGGTAGGACAGCCGAGTACCCCACATTCATCCCCAGTGCATCGGACCACATTGTACCATTAATAACGCCCATTCAAATTCCTCCGTTTCCTAAAAAAGTGACAAGACACCTAATGCAATTCTACTCTATTTCAAGTATACTAGATAAGTGACAAAATCAGTATCAGACAGACACATTTATATATTAAATAAATGAAATAACTTATAATACACTTAAGTGAAGTAAGAAGGAAGTAGGGTTACAAATGGAAGAAATAGTCCAATTAAATAACATCTCATTCAGTTATTCTGAAGAAGATTTGCGCCCAGCTCTTAATAACGTTTCGTTGTCGATTAACAGAGGAGAATGGATTGCTGTAATCGGGCCGAATGGTTCAGGTAAATCCACCCTTGCGAAAACAATCAATGGGTTGATCGAAGCCGACGCTGGCGAAGTTATTATTGGCGGGACAAAGTTGACTGAAGAATCAGTGTGGGATGTCCGTCGCAAAGTCGGGATGGTATTCCAAAATCCAGATAACCAATTTGTTGGATCAACGGTTCAAGATGACGTTGCCTTTGGATTGGAAAATATCGGTGTTCCGCGTGAAGAAATGCTTGAGCGTGTAGCAAAAGCAGTTAAAGTTGTAAACATGGCAGACTTCATGGATAAAGAACCAGCGCGTCTATCAGGTGGACAAAAGCAACGGGTAGCGATTGCCGGTATTATTGCCTTAGCGCCGGATATTATTATTTTGGATGAAGCAACGACAATGTTGGATCCAAAAGGCCGCAGAGAAGTGATTGAAACCATTCAGCAACTTAAAAAAGAACAAAACTTAACTGTCATTTCCATTACACATGATATTGATGAGGCGGCGAAAGCAAACCGCATTTTTGTCATGCAGGCAGGCGAATTGAAACGAATCGGGACACCGGAAGAAATCTTCGCGGTTGGTGCTGATATTATTGACATGGGCTTGGATATTCCTTTCCCGGAGAAATTAAAATACCAATTAGCACGCCAAGGACTGGCTGTTCCAGCTGAATACTTAACCGAAGAAAGGATGGTGGATTGGCTATGGACATTATTCTCAAAGATGTAGGATACTCATACGGCGCTGGTACACCATTTGAAAGCCGGGCCCTGTATGATGTGGACCTCGCTATCCCAGAAGGCAGCTATACGGCTCTAATCGGCCATACAGGGAGTGGGAAGTCGACTGTGACGCAGCATTTGAATGCGTTGCTAAAGCCGACTACTGGGACCGTTACAATCGGCGATCGCGTGATTGATAACAAAACCAACAATAAGAATTTGAAATTCATTCGTAAAAAAGTAGGGATTGTATTCCAGTTTCCTGAATCGCAACTATTCGAAGAAACAATCGCCAAAGATATTGCCTTTGGTCCGATGAACTTCGGTGTTTCCGAAGCAGAAGCGTTGGAATTAGCCAAGGAAACTTTACCACTCGTTGGTTTGGATGAGACATTCATGGATCGGTCACCGTTCGATTTATCAGGCGGTCAAATGCGTCGTGTGGCGATTGCCGGCGTTTTGGCAATGAAACCGGAAGTATTAATTTTGGATGAACCGACAGCCGGATTAGATCCAGCAGGGCGCCGCGAAATTATGACCATGTTTAACAAACTTCATGAAGAACAAGGCATTTCCATTGTTTTGGTAACGCACCAAATGGATGATGTGGCAACATATGCAGACCACGTTATTATCATGGATAAAGGAACCGTTGTTAAAATGGGATCGCCAGCAGAAATCTTCTTGGATGCAGAATTTTTACAAGAAAAACAATTAGGTCTACCAGCATCACTGGAATTCCTACAGAAATTTTCACAACAGACAGGTATTGATTTTGGCGATCAACGACCATTGGGAACATCCCGCTTGGCCGCTGCTATCATCGAAATGTTGAAAGAAGGTGACCTGGATGCTTGAGAAATTGCTATTCGGTCGCTACATTCAAGGTAGTTCCTATGTGCATAAAATGGATCCCCGTGCGAAATTAATCGGCGCCTTCTATTTTATTGTCGTTATCTTCCTGGCGAATAACTGGTCCACTTACCTGGCTATGGCGCTGTTCACCGTGCTCTGCGTCTATCTATCAGATATTCCTTTAAAAGTCTTTATAAATGGCGTGAAGCCGTTAATTTGGTTGATTTTGTTTACCGTTATTCTCCAAGTCCTCTTTACGACTGGGGGCGAATCGTACTTTAGCTTTGGCGTTATCAACATCACTTCCTTTGGTCTGTTAAACGGTGCATTTATCTTCATGCGCTTTGTCCTCATTATTTTCATGTCGACATTACTGACATTGACGACCATGCCGCTGTCACTAACCGATGCTATTGAATCATTATTGGGACCGCTGAAACGCTTCAAAGTACCTGTTCATGAACTAGCGTTAATGCTTTCGATTGCTTTGCGTTTCGTACCAACATTAATGGATGAAGCTTCTAAAATTATGAACGCACAACGCGCACGTGGTGTCGACTTTGGTGAAGGAAACATCATTCAGCAAATGAAGGCTGTAACGCCGATTTTAGTACCGTTGTTCGTCAGTTCTTTTAACCGTGCGGATGAATTGGCTAATGCCATGGAAGCACGTGGTTACCAAGGCGGCGAAGGCCGGACCAAGTACCGCGAACTTAACTGGCAACTGCGCGATACCATCGCTATGCTTGCATTTGTAGCATTAACGGCCTTACTGTTCTTCTTAAGAAATTAAAGAGGTGGATAATGCTTACACAACGTTATAAATGCATTGTTCAATACGACGGGACACATTACGTCGGTTATCAAGTGCAGCCAAACGGAAACAGTATTCAGACTGAAATTGAAAAAGCTCTACGAAAAATGATGAAGGGCCAGACCATCAAAATTGATGCGTCTGGTCGGACTGATTCCGGCGTACATGCCCTGGGACAGGTCATACATTTTAATTTACCGATTCAAATTAAACCGGAATCTTTGCAGCTCGCGCTAAACAGCATGTTGCCGGCAGATATTTCGATTCGACAGGTTGAAAAAGTATCCGACGCATTCCACTCACGCTATTCGGCGAAAGGGAAAAAGTACGTTTACCGTGTGGACTTGAATCGTTTCGCAGATCCCTTCAAACGGTATCATACCTTGCATCACCCTTACCGCATGAATCTTGATGCACTAAAAGCGTCTCTGGATAAATTAGTAGGGGAGCACGACTTTACCAGTTTCTGTTCGACTAAAACTGAAAAAGAGAATTTAGTGCGGACGGTATACGTCGCGAAATACGAAATTGATGAAGCAGCAAATGAACTGATTTTTACATTTATCGGGAATGGTTTTTTATATAATCAAATTCGTATTTTTGTAGGAACGTGTTTACAGATTGCGGATGGCTTAAAACAGCCCGAAGAAATCGATCGCCTGTTGGAAGTGAAAGACCGGAACGAAGCGGGCCCGACCGCATCAGGTAAAGGATTGTACTTAGTAGAAGTCTATTACGACAATACATTCAAAGAGAAATTTACTCACTTTTAAAAGAGTGAGTTTTTTTTACAGAAAAAATTGACAAACGCTCGGGAGTGTTGTATTATATAAGACGGTATTGTTTGCCCCACAAGAGCCCCGGAAACTCAGATGGATCAAACATTCAGATAAGAATATGGAGGAAAAGAACGTGCGTACAACATACATGGCTAAAGCTAACGAAATCGAACGCAAATGGTACGTTATCGATGCAACAGATGTTCCAATGGGACGTATTTCATCAATCGCTGCATCAATCTTGCGTGGAAAAAACAAACCAACTTACACACCACATGTGGATACTGGTGACTTCGTTATTATTATTAATGCGGATAAAGTTAAATTAACAGGTAAAAAAGCATCAGACAAAATCTATTCTCGCCACTCAGGCTATATCGGTGGTCTAAAACAGGTAACTGCAGGAGAATTGCGTGCTAAGAACTCTCGTCGTCTAATGGAATACTCAATCAAGGGTATGCTTCCAAAAGGTGCACTAGGTTCTGACCAATTCAGAAAACTACATGTATACGGTGAAGCAACTCACCCACATGCAGCTCAAAAACCAGAAGTTTTAGATATCACTAACCTAATTTAAGGAGGGAATAACATGGCACAAGCACAATACATCGGCACTGGTCGCCGTAAAAACTCAACTGCTCGCGTACGTTTAGTACCCGGAACAGGTAAAATTGTCTTCAACAAGAAAGACATGGAAGATTACATTCCATTCCCTTACTTGTACGAAGTAATCAAACAACCATTAAACATTACAGATACTCT
This genomic interval from Jeotgalibaca porci contains the following:
- a CDS encoding GNAT family N-acetyltransferase, with product MKMHKCTSEDLELLREISIETFTDTFAADNTPEDLAAYLERAYHPDQLRSELANPDSSFYFIYLESKLAGYLKLNTGVAQSEEMGLDALEIERIYVRSAFKRRGLGKQLISFAIQHARETEKAAIWLGVWEHNTRALEFYRVLGFEKTGAHSFYMGDDEQTDYIMTKRLEAF
- a CDS encoding alpha/beta hydrolase; this encodes MGVINGTMWSDALGMNVGYSAVLPEGMKGPYEVLYLLHGHSDDHHAWLYHTGLTRYLEGRNLAVFMPQVHLSFYADMVAGGKYWTFISEEFPEKLHRIYHISDKREETFVAGLSMGGYGAFKLGLNKPEMFRGAASFSGALDVVALWEGDSNRNNTFLNAFGSVEQLRGSLNDLVAVAENLSVDDTLPAYYQSCGSEDFLIENNRSFKEVMAPFDFVYTERPGVHDWHFWDAELPLLFKWMDGLKYEDA
- a CDS encoding energy-coupling factor ABC transporter ATP-binding protein gives rise to the protein MEEIVQLNNISFSYSEEDLRPALNNVSLSINRGEWIAVIGPNGSGKSTLAKTINGLIEADAGEVIIGGTKLTEESVWDVRRKVGMVFQNPDNQFVGSTVQDDVAFGLENIGVPREEMLERVAKAVKVVNMADFMDKEPARLSGGQKQRVAIAGIIALAPDIIILDEATTMLDPKGRREVIETIQQLKKEQNLTVISITHDIDEAAKANRIFVMQAGELKRIGTPEEIFAVGADIIDMGLDIPFPEKLKYQLARQGLAVPAEYLTEERMVDWLWTLFSKM
- a CDS encoding energy-coupling factor ABC transporter ATP-binding protein — its product is MDIILKDVGYSYGAGTPFESRALYDVDLAIPEGSYTALIGHTGSGKSTVTQHLNALLKPTTGTVTIGDRVIDNKTNNKNLKFIRKKVGIVFQFPESQLFEETIAKDIAFGPMNFGVSEAEALELAKETLPLVGLDETFMDRSPFDLSGGQMRRVAIAGVLAMKPEVLILDEPTAGLDPAGRREIMTMFNKLHEEQGISIVLVTHQMDDVATYADHVIIMDKGTVVKMGSPAEIFLDAEFLQEKQLGLPASLEFLQKFSQQTGIDFGDQRPLGTSRLAAAIIEMLKEGDLDA
- a CDS encoding energy-coupling factor transporter transmembrane component T family protein — its product is MLEKLLFGRYIQGSSYVHKMDPRAKLIGAFYFIVVIFLANNWSTYLAMALFTVLCVYLSDIPLKVFINGVKPLIWLILFTVILQVLFTTGGESYFSFGVINITSFGLLNGAFIFMRFVLIIFMSTLLTLTTMPLSLTDAIESLLGPLKRFKVPVHELALMLSIALRFVPTLMDEASKIMNAQRARGVDFGEGNIIQQMKAVTPILVPLFVSSFNRADELANAMEARGYQGGEGRTKYRELNWQLRDTIAMLAFVALTALLFFLRN
- the truA gene encoding tRNA pseudouridine(38-40) synthase TruA — encoded protein: MLTQRYKCIVQYDGTHYVGYQVQPNGNSIQTEIEKALRKMMKGQTIKIDASGRTDSGVHALGQVIHFNLPIQIKPESLQLALNSMLPADISIRQVEKVSDAFHSRYSAKGKKYVYRVDLNRFADPFKRYHTLHHPYRMNLDALKASLDKLVGEHDFTSFCSTKTEKENLVRTVYVAKYEIDEAANELIFTFIGNGFLYNQIRIFVGTCLQIADGLKQPEEIDRLLEVKDRNEAGPTASGKGLYLVEVYYDNTFKEKFTHF
- the rplM gene encoding 50S ribosomal protein L13; its protein translation is MRTTYMAKANEIERKWYVIDATDVPMGRISSIAASILRGKNKPTYTPHVDTGDFVIIINADKVKLTGKKASDKIYSRHSGYIGGLKQVTAGELRAKNSRRLMEYSIKGMLPKGALGSDQFRKLHVYGEATHPHAAQKPEVLDITNLI